One region of Natronorubrum aibiense genomic DNA includes:
- a CDS encoding NOB1 family endonuclease, with product MYVLDSSAFIHDFHTTEQTATIPLVREELKDESAYRYDAMEGSGMHIHIPNGDTTEKVERAAKESGDLDVLSDTDIRLIAASFELDGTLVTDDYAMQNVAEKLNVAVEVIAREGIEEQRHWQYQCQGCGREFDEQKDRCPICGSELARKNPS from the coding sequence ATGTACGTTCTCGACTCCTCGGCGTTTATTCACGACTTTCACACGACAGAACAGACTGCAACCATCCCACTCGTCCGCGAGGAACTCAAAGACGAGAGCGCCTATCGCTACGACGCGATGGAAGGCTCGGGGATGCACATCCACATTCCGAACGGCGACACCACCGAGAAGGTCGAGCGTGCGGCCAAGGAATCCGGTGACCTCGACGTCCTTTCAGACACCGACATTCGACTTATCGCCGCGAGTTTCGAACTAGACGGAACGCTAGTGACCGACGACTACGCGATGCAAAACGTCGCCGAGAAACTCAACGTCGCCGTCGAAGTGATCGCTCGAGAGGGAATCGAAGAACAACGCCACTGGCAGTACCAGTGTCAGGGCTGTGGCCGCGAGTTCGACGAGCAGAAGGATCGGTGTCCGATCTGTGGCTCGGAGCTTGCGCGAAAGAATCCGTCGTAA
- a CDS encoding PRC-barrel domain-containing protein, with the protein MSDILAENLSGKSVMGSDGVELGLLYNITMDIKSGKLHDLVIDPDEQLPTRSVDFDVDEDGRFRVPVNRVQAVKDYIVVQR; encoded by the coding sequence ATGAGCGATATACTCGCTGAAAACCTCTCGGGCAAGTCCGTCATGGGTTCCGACGGCGTCGAGCTCGGACTGCTCTACAACATCACGATGGACATCAAATCGGGTAAACTCCACGACCTCGTCATCGACCCTGACGAGCAACTGCCGACCCGATCAGTCGACTTCGACGTCGACGAGGACGGCCGCTTTCGCGTGCCAGTCAACCGTGTCCAAGCGGTGAAAGATTACATTGTCGTCCAGCGCTAA
- the infB gene encoding translation initiation factor IF-2 has protein sequence MSNTDTRDPTSLRTPIVAVLGHVDHGKTSLLDKIRGSAVIEGEAGAITQHIGATAVPLDIISTIAGDLVDPDDFDLPGLLFIDTPGHHSFTTLRSRGGALADIAILVVDVNDGFQPQTLEALEILKRSQTPFIVAANKIDTVPGWNPKEDVPINDTYESQSDRVRQRLDESLYEIIGNLSDEGFSADLYWRVQNFQRNIGVVPVSAMTGEGVPDLLTVMMGLSQRYMKEEMEIDVAGPGVGTVLEVKEEKGFGTTIDTVLYDGTIRADDTIVVGGMNKPIVTEVRALLQPRPLAEIRTESRFEKVDEVSAASGIKVAAPDLADAMAGAPVRVVRDRDLEEVIAEVEAELADIAVDTEEQGVVVKADTLGSLEAMADALDEAEVPIVRAEVGDVAPRDISVASTAEDPKQRAILGFNVDVLSDAEQRAEIEDVTLFTDEVIYQLIEEYEQHVEELERAQQDTILDNIVRPARFRILPDHTFRQNDPAVVGVEVNSGTIQNNTNVVKFDGNEPERVGQIKGIQEQGEDVDEARAGNRVSVAIDGPTVGRQIEEDDELWTEIPEKHAKILEQELASEIPGDELEALNMYLDKQRSRDPFWGK, from the coding sequence ATGTCGAATACGGATACGCGCGACCCCACATCTCTCAGAACACCGATCGTCGCCGTCCTTGGACACGTCGATCACGGTAAGACCAGTCTCCTCGATAAGATACGCGGCTCTGCGGTCATCGAGGGTGAAGCAGGAGCGATTACCCAGCACATCGGCGCGACGGCCGTCCCGCTGGATATCATCTCCACTATCGCGGGCGACCTCGTCGACCCGGACGATTTCGACCTGCCCGGCCTGCTATTCATCGATACGCCGGGTCACCACTCCTTTACGACGCTTCGCTCCCGGGGTGGGGCTCTCGCCGATATCGCGATCCTCGTCGTCGACGTCAACGACGGCTTCCAGCCCCAGACGCTCGAGGCCTTAGAGATCCTCAAACGATCCCAGACGCCGTTTATCGTCGCGGCGAACAAGATCGACACCGTCCCCGGCTGGAACCCGAAGGAGGACGTCCCGATCAACGACACCTACGAGTCCCAGTCCGATCGCGTCCGCCAGCGGCTCGATGAAAGTCTCTACGAGATCATCGGCAATCTCTCGGACGAGGGCTTCTCCGCGGACCTTTATTGGCGCGTCCAGAACTTCCAGCGCAACATCGGCGTCGTCCCCGTCTCGGCGATGACCGGCGAGGGCGTCCCCGACCTGCTGACGGTCATGATGGGTCTCTCCCAGCGCTACATGAAAGAGGAGATGGAAATCGACGTCGCCGGCCCGGGCGTCGGCACCGTCCTCGAGGTCAAAGAGGAGAAAGGCTTCGGGACGACCATCGACACCGTCCTCTACGACGGGACGATTAGAGCCGACGACACGATCGTCGTCGGCGGGATGAACAAGCCAATCGTCACCGAGGTTCGGGCGCTGCTCCAACCCCGGCCGCTCGCCGAGATCCGAACCGAAAGTCGGTTCGAGAAAGTCGACGAGGTGTCGGCTGCGTCGGGGATCAAGGTCGCCGCGCCCGACCTCGCGGACGCGATGGCCGGCGCGCCGGTCCGGGTCGTCCGCGATCGCGACCTCGAGGAGGTCATCGCCGAAGTCGAGGCCGAACTCGCCGACATCGCGGTCGACACCGAAGAGCAGGGCGTCGTCGTCAAAGCCGACACACTCGGCAGCCTCGAGGCGATGGCCGACGCCTTAGACGAGGCCGAGGTGCCGATCGTCCGCGCGGAGGTCGGCGACGTCGCCCCGCGTGATATCTCGGTTGCCTCGACGGCCGAGGACCCGAAACAGCGGGCGATCCTCGGATTCAACGTCGACGTACTCAGCGACGCCGAACAGCGTGCCGAAATCGAGGACGTGACGCTGTTTACCGACGAGGTCATCTACCAACTGATCGAGGAGTACGAGCAACACGTCGAGGAACTCGAGCGCGCCCAGCAGGATACGATCCTCGACAACATCGTTCGGCCCGCCCGGTTCCGCATTCTGCCCGACCATACTTTCCGCCAGAACGATCCCGCGGTCGTTGGCGTCGAGGTGAACTCGGGGACGATCCAGAACAACACGAACGTCGTCAAGTTCGACGGAAACGAGCCCGAACGCGTCGGCCAGATTAAAGGGATTCAAGAACAGGGCGAGGACGTCGACGAGGCTCGCGCCGGCAACCGCGTGAGCGTCGCCATCGACGGCCCGACCGTCGGCCGCCAGATCGAAGAAGACGACGAACTATGGACCGAGATCCCCGAGAAACACGCGAAGATCTTAGAGCAGGAACTGGCGAGTGAGATTCCCGGCGACGAACTCGAGGCGCTGAACATGTATCTGGACAAACAGCGCAGTCGGGACCCGTTCTGGGGCAAGTAA
- a CDS encoding cyclophilin-like family protein yields MTDLRVIVGDRELTASWTDDAPETRAALEAAVPVAGDGIRWGGELYFDLALDVPLENASDVVPEGAIAYWPDGDKLCLFWDETPMSQDGEPRAAAPVTVVARLEDVSALETLEGGAQVRVERIE; encoded by the coding sequence ATGACGGATCTTCGTGTCATCGTTGGTGATCGGGAGTTGACAGCGAGCTGGACCGACGACGCTCCGGAGACGAGAGCCGCACTCGAGGCCGCAGTACCCGTCGCCGGCGACGGGATTCGCTGGGGCGGCGAACTGTACTTCGACCTCGCGCTCGACGTCCCGCTCGAGAACGCCAGCGACGTGGTCCCAGAAGGGGCCATTGCGTACTGGCCGGACGGCGACAAACTGTGTCTGTTCTGGGACGAGACGCCAATGAGTCAGGATGGCGAACCACGCGCTGCCGCGCCCGTCACCGTCGTCGCACGACTCGAGGACGTCTCGGCGCTCGAGACGCTCGAAGGTGGTGCACAGGTGCGAGTCGAGCGGATCGAATAA